The Oscillatoria sp. FACHB-1407 genome includes a region encoding these proteins:
- the ispD gene encoding 2-C-methyl-D-erythritol 4-phosphate cytidylyltransferase, giving the protein MYLLIPAAGSGRRMGSNRNKLLLPLLDRPLLAWTLLAAKQSQHIHWIGIIGQPDDWQDFKEIVTSLELTKMVHLIPGGSTRQESVYRGLQGLPAIAERVLIHDGARCLATPELFDRCSEAVMNCSGLIAAIPVKDTIKVVSPGSRLIEDTPDRSRLWAAQTPQGFGVEQLLRCHAEGVRQNWEVTDDAALFEQCGLPVQIVEGEETNLKVTTPVDLAIAEFILRQRFQTSA; this is encoded by the coding sequence GTGTATCTGTTAATTCCAGCCGCAGGATCAGGACGACGCATGGGGAGCAACCGCAACAAATTGCTCCTACCTCTTTTAGATCGCCCTTTGCTGGCTTGGACATTGTTAGCTGCAAAGCAATCCCAACACATTCATTGGATTGGCATTATCGGTCAACCTGATGATTGGCAAGATTTCAAGGAAATTGTCACCAGTTTGGAATTAACGAAAATGGTGCATCTGATCCCCGGAGGGTCAACCCGGCAGGAGTCGGTCTATCGCGGCTTACAGGGGCTTCCGGCGATCGCTGAGCGGGTGTTGATCCACGATGGGGCACGTTGTCTCGCTACACCAGAGCTATTCGATCGCTGTTCTGAGGCGGTGATGAACTGTTCAGGCTTAATTGCGGCGATCCCTGTGAAGGACACGATCAAGGTTGTCTCCCCAGGCAGTCGGTTGATCGAAGACACGCCCGATCGCAGTCGCTTATGGGCAGCCCAGACTCCGCAAGGGTTTGGGGTAGAGCAACTGTTGCGCTGTCACGCAGAGGGTGTGCGCCAGAACTGGGAAGTTACCGATGATGCGGCGTTGTTTGAGCAATGTGGGTTGCCCGTTCAGATTGTGGAAGGGGAAGAAACGAATCTTAAGGTCACGACCCCGGTAGACTTGGCGATCGCTGAGTTTATTCTCCGGCAACGTTTTCAGACTTCGGCATAA
- a CDS encoding alpha/beta hydrolase encodes MGIKRLYDRAPFSWDEKSAQTIQNDRNWLESITRNAAPLSDWWTKARIVQLAYPVPAEGGVAKTAGKRIYAGLNETEIVQLLREGVDPAQHPDFDKQVTEDFVINTLNAWKSQRFAQSISRNFDIYADRIHPNTFLVVSTAPVSLEVDRVLPPSDRFRPLFNVDELAKLVHAHDVNRLTLRTHGYSNHAESFYHIFQDEAKGFNTPDTETGTPPFTPDHFFIGYHWPSEQPVTSPGLWNDYRRAPGIVLKFLLVLSVLSAIFGTLLYLFLRLLGIPLLTLLERVPPLVPLLEWSRIRLVADYAVQLHWLIPTIFMLWLLLFLLLRIVVYQRDRYRAIHYGAPDLAEFFWRLDKALNKPENWAVRSSQNGKSDRNRRIKVNLLGHSMGALVVVNMLRTLSERFGKDDHGTLKPDSDLNFNEDETDDIGEHLELDKLILASPDIPLEFLREGRNNYVRSAMRRCRRIYLMSSDRDFVLRYLSTLANWFIEPSIQMAGLRLGNVYLREAPKAKSRKQFKSNAPTRQDIRVEKPTVPEYLPYIRIMLHSEKAVQPTSSYELFRKFNYLDCSEMGGSGKDGGVNSVPFKLNGINGLLIDALNIAWFALGSTTGINRLDIHGGYFQTQTRSFQILQFLLTASPFLSDEVIKAEIARLVEGSPIRFLPSQPWVMPKSENVAGE; translated from the coding sequence ATGGGTATTAAACGCCTTTACGATCGCGCTCCCTTTTCGTGGGATGAAAAATCGGCTCAAACTATCCAGAACGATCGCAACTGGCTGGAATCCATTACTCGTAATGCGGCACCCCTGTCGGATTGGTGGACTAAGGCGCGGATCGTCCAACTGGCGTATCCCGTTCCAGCGGAGGGAGGGGTGGCAAAAACAGCGGGCAAACGCATCTACGCCGGGTTAAACGAAACAGAGATTGTTCAACTCTTGCGAGAGGGTGTCGATCCGGCTCAACACCCTGATTTTGACAAGCAGGTCACAGAAGACTTTGTCATCAACACCCTCAACGCCTGGAAATCTCAGCGATTTGCGCAATCCATCAGCCGCAACTTTGATATTTACGCCGATCGCATTCATCCCAATACGTTTTTGGTGGTCAGCACTGCGCCCGTATCGCTGGAGGTCGATCGTGTGTTGCCCCCAAGCGATCGCTTTCGTCCGTTGTTTAATGTAGACGAACTCGCCAAACTGGTTCACGCTCACGATGTCAATCGACTGACATTACGAACCCATGGTTATTCCAACCATGCCGAGAGCTTTTATCACATCTTTCAGGATGAGGCGAAGGGATTCAACACCCCCGACACTGAAACCGGGACTCCACCCTTCACCCCCGACCACTTCTTTATTGGATATCACTGGCCCAGCGAACAGCCCGTTACCAGTCCGGGCTTGTGGAATGACTATCGCAGAGCACCGGGCATTGTGCTGAAGTTTTTGCTGGTGTTAAGTGTGCTGTCTGCTATTTTTGGCACGCTGCTTTATCTGTTTCTGCGGCTTCTGGGCATTCCTCTATTGACCTTGCTGGAACGGGTTCCACCACTGGTTCCGCTTTTAGAATGGAGCCGTATTCGCCTGGTAGCGGACTATGCCGTGCAATTGCACTGGCTCATTCCCACTATTTTTATGTTGTGGTTGCTGCTGTTTTTGCTGTTGCGGATTGTGGTTTACCAGCGCGATCGCTACCGGGCAATTCACTATGGCGCACCCGATCTGGCAGAGTTTTTCTGGCGACTCGACAAAGCCCTAAACAAGCCTGAAAACTGGGCAGTGCGATCGAGCCAAAACGGCAAATCGGATCGCAATCGCCGCATCAAGGTGAATTTGTTGGGACACAGTATGGGGGCATTGGTGGTGGTTAACATGCTGCGAACCCTGTCAGAACGATTTGGTAAGGACGATCACGGCACTCTCAAACCTGACTCAGATCTGAACTTCAACGAAGATGAAACCGATGATATTGGGGAACATCTGGAACTTGACAAACTGATCCTGGCATCGCCAGACATTCCCTTAGAGTTTTTGCGGGAGGGACGCAACAACTATGTGCGGTCTGCCATGCGGCGATGTCGGCGGATCTATCTGATGTCGAGCGATCGCGATTTTGTGTTGCGCTATCTTTCAACCCTGGCGAATTGGTTCATTGAACCGAGCATTCAAATGGCAGGATTGCGCTTAGGGAATGTGTATCTGCGCGAAGCCCCCAAAGCCAAATCTAGAAAACAGTTCAAATCCAACGCTCCGACCAGGCAAGACATCCGTGTTGAGAAACCCACTGTGCCGGAGTATCTGCCCTACATTCGCATCATGTTGCACTCGGAAAAGGCCGTGCAACCGACCTCCTCGTATGAGTTGTTTCGCAAGTTTAACTATCTGGACTGCTCTGAGATGGGAGGTTCTGGTAAAGATGGTGGGGTGAATAGCGTTCCCTTCAAGCTGAATGGCATCAATGGATTGTTGATTGATGCGCTGAATATTGCCTGGTTTGCGTTGGGATCAACCACAGGTATTAATCGCCTCGATATTCATGGGGGATACTTTCAGACGCAGACCCGCTCCTTTCAAATTCTGCAATTTTTGCTAACTGCCAGTCCTTTTCTCTCGGATGAGGTGATCAAAGCCGAGATCGCGAGACTGGTCGAGGGGAGTCCAATTCGCTTTCTACCCAGTCAACCGTGGGTTATGCCGAAGTCTGAAAACGTTGCCGGAGAATAA
- a CDS encoding alpha/beta fold hydrolase produces MVKTVDVLGVPHAYELTPATDSPVTLVFIHGWLLSREYWQPVIQQLSPAYQCLSYDLRGFGDSQPVEKYGLSRQRLSQAAIATTNSLIATEVSSATAIASPSADYSPAAYANDLAYLLKALGLTNVWLIGHSLGGSIALWAADMLPDIVKGVVCVNSGGGIYLKEEFERFRSAGEQLVKLRPRWLCYLPLVDLVMTRMNVVRPLARQWGRQRLLDLVAAHPEAALGTLLDSTTEEEVHQLPQVVSRLKQPVYFIAGADDTIMESQYVRHLASFHHSFQFCADNVVEISDCGHLAMVEQPERVAAEIDTLLHKH; encoded by the coding sequence ATGGTCAAAACCGTTGATGTCCTTGGGGTTCCTCACGCTTACGAACTGACCCCGGCAACCGACTCTCCAGTGACATTGGTATTTATTCACGGCTGGTTGCTGAGCCGTGAATATTGGCAACCCGTGATTCAGCAGTTAAGCCCTGCCTATCAGTGCTTATCCTATGACCTGCGCGGATTTGGAGACTCACAGCCCGTAGAGAAATATGGTTTATCACGACAACGTCTAAGCCAAGCTGCCATTGCAACTACCAACAGTCTTATCGCCACGGAAGTCTCCAGCGCAACGGCGATCGCCTCTCCGTCAGCAGACTATTCCCCAGCCGCTTACGCCAATGACCTTGCCTATCTGCTCAAAGCCCTTGGGTTAACTAATGTCTGGCTAATTGGGCATTCCCTGGGGGGCAGTATTGCGCTTTGGGCAGCCGATATGTTGCCAGACATTGTTAAAGGGGTTGTCTGTGTTAACTCTGGCGGTGGTATTTACTTAAAAGAAGAATTTGAACGGTTCCGCTCCGCAGGGGAGCAATTGGTTAAGCTGCGCCCACGTTGGCTTTGCTATTTGCCGCTGGTCGATCTGGTGATGACTCGCATGAATGTCGTGCGTCCACTGGCGCGTCAGTGGGGACGACAGCGACTCTTAGACCTGGTTGCAGCCCACCCAGAAGCTGCGTTAGGGACGTTATTAGACTCCACCACCGAAGAAGAAGTGCATCAACTCCCACAGGTTGTCTCTCGTCTCAAGCAACCTGTGTATTTTATTGCTGGGGCAGATGACACGATTATGGAATCTCAGTATGTGCGTCATCTTGCCAGTTTTCACCATTCGTTCCAGTTTTGTGCTGACAATGTGGTTGAAATCTCGGATTGTGGTCACCTAGCTATGGTAGAGCAACCAGAACGGGTGGCGGCTGAGATTGACACGCTGCTGCATAAGCACTGA
- a CDS encoding YbjQ family protein yields MILATTDVIQGAIVESYLGVVTAEVVYGSNALRDFFAGIRDIVGGRTASYEHVFERGQQEALEELAHRANRLGANAVIGIEVDTGTINIDQAGVLLLITATGTAVKLQGNY; encoded by the coding sequence ATGATTTTAGCAACAACCGATGTCATTCAGGGTGCGATCGTCGAATCCTACTTAGGGGTCGTCACGGCCGAGGTGGTTTATGGTAGCAACGCCCTGCGTGACTTTTTTGCTGGCATTCGCGATATCGTCGGTGGACGCACTGCCAGTTATGAGCATGTGTTTGAGCGGGGGCAACAAGAAGCCCTGGAGGAATTAGCCCATCGTGCTAATCGCTTGGGTGCCAATGCTGTTATTGGGATCGAAGTAGACACGGGTACCATCAACATCGATCAGGCAGGAGTGCTCTTGCTGATCACCGCGACGGGCACCGCCGTGAAATTGCAAGGAAATTATTAG
- a CDS encoding DivIVA domain-containing protein, whose protein sequence is MLRQESPSITPDRSGANPTSGASSNAAAYGEATRVGGVDIARELNKLEEMILDSPRIPLSRRTLVDEEQFLDQLDLIRINLPPAFQEAVEIVRQKEEILLEAEQYAQEIIETAERRAAQILDETNLVRQAELEVNQIRQQMKQECEAAQEQTMAEIERMRRQAQQDLEEIRRRAIAEAEEIQAGADAYADSVLRDMEQQLAEMLRVIRNGRQQLQLESAPQPRTTSNTTANRPPISNKPPERKS, encoded by the coding sequence ATGCTACGCCAAGAATCCCCCAGTATCACCCCCGATCGCAGTGGAGCCAACCCCACTTCAGGAGCATCCTCCAACGCCGCTGCCTATGGAGAGGCAACACGAGTCGGGGGTGTAGATATTGCGCGTGAACTCAATAAGCTGGAAGAGATGATTCTGGACAGCCCTCGCATTCCCCTCAGTCGGCGGACGTTGGTGGATGAGGAGCAGTTTTTAGATCAGCTTGATCTGATCCGGATCAACCTGCCGCCTGCGTTTCAAGAGGCGGTGGAGATCGTCCGACAAAAGGAAGAAATTTTGTTAGAGGCAGAGCAGTATGCCCAGGAAATTATTGAAACCGCTGAGCGGCGAGCCGCTCAAATTCTCGATGAAACCAATCTGGTGCGGCAGGCAGAGTTAGAGGTGAATCAGATTCGCCAGCAGATGAAGCAGGAATGTGAAGCAGCCCAGGAACAAACAATGGCTGAGATCGAGCGGATGCGGCGACAGGCTCAGCAAGATTTAGAGGAAATTCGACGACGGGCGATCGCCGAAGCTGAAGAGATTCAAGCCGGGGCAGATGCTTACGCTGACAGTGTATTGCGGGATATGGAGCAACAATTGGCGGAGATGCTGCGGGTGATTCGCAATGGCCGCCAACAACTTCAGCTTGAATCTGCGCCCCAACCAAGGACAACATCCAACACTACGGCAAATCGCCCACCCATCTCAAATAAACCCCCTGAGCGCAAGAGTTGA
- a CDS encoding recombinase family protein — protein sequence MSGSARSGKTTRLIDRFCAWSQPTPIAPQSVSAAIALVFAANGDNRLELADRLAEATQGQVPFDSTTPLGFFQDEVILFYPLLVEKLGLPAQFPLRLRPETEQELATQLWSEPLESGRLRQEGVPDYYMVRRSLDLLQLAALAEVPTEDIATMLKNGFAGQEGGSDALWECIGEVLLQWREWCLERGLLTYGILTELYGRHLLPDATYQQHLFRRYNRLFADDVDEYPAIAQTLFTTLLDHGIPGCFTFNPNGSLRLGLGADPECLVNLADRCQVEPCTQPVDASLGAEWGAAIVGWVDEPFLLPELPAAIQGIQTTSRAQLLRQTAETIAQAIHSRQVEPQEVAVIGPGLDAIARYTLKEILMNRGIAVESLSDQQPLISSSLVRSLLTLLALVYPGLGHRLTSDAVAEMLVVLSQPAVFEGQTGLELAAIDPVRAGLLTDHCFVSDLDRPHLLPATHFPRWDRLGFRATQSYTAILQWLEAQILQQQQRLIPSPVTLLDRAIQHFFYGGSHLPYDQLAALRELMETAQHYWDVDKRLRQSDTQLAPTQARSEMPIGATVGQFIQLLQNGTITADPYPARPVGGTSQAVTLATIFQYRSNRRAHRWQFWLDAGSSLWLTGGGALFGAPLFLQSWSGRAWTAADALAFDQQRLQRQLLDLLGRVSDVKHFSPGNHRLYLCHSDLATNGQEQNGPLLTLVNRAIPVTQELALEV from the coding sequence ATGAGCGGCTCCGCTCGTAGTGGTAAGACAACCCGGTTGATCGATCGCTTTTGCGCCTGGTCGCAGCCTACCCCGATCGCCCCTCAATCTGTCTCTGCGGCGATCGCCCTGGTGTTTGCCGCAAACGGTGACAACCGTCTTGAACTCGCCGATCGTCTAGCAGAGGCAACGCAGGGACAGGTGCCGTTTGACTCCACTACCCCTTTAGGTTTTTTTCAAGATGAAGTGATTTTGTTTTACCCCCTGCTGGTGGAAAAGCTAGGGTTACCCGCCCAATTTCCCCTGCGGCTGCGCCCGGAAACGGAGCAGGAATTGGCGACTCAACTGTGGTCTGAGCCGCTAGAGAGTGGCAGATTGCGTCAGGAAGGGGTGCCGGATTACTACATGGTGCGGCGATCGCTCGACTTGTTGCAGTTAGCCGCTTTAGCGGAGGTGCCCACCGAAGATATTGCTACGATGCTGAAAAACGGCTTTGCAGGGCAGGAAGGTGGGTCTGATGCGCTGTGGGAGTGTATCGGCGAGGTGTTGTTGCAATGGCGGGAGTGGTGCCTGGAGCGGGGGTTGTTGACCTATGGCATTCTCACGGAGTTGTATGGGCGGCATTTGTTGCCCGATGCGACCTACCAACAGCACTTGTTTCGACGTTATAACCGCCTGTTTGCGGATGATGTCGATGAGTATCCAGCGATCGCCCAGACCCTCTTTACCACCTTGCTTGATCACGGCATTCCAGGTTGTTTTACCTTTAACCCCAATGGCTCTCTGCGGTTGGGCTTAGGGGCTGACCCAGAGTGTTTGGTGAACCTGGCAGATCGCTGTCAGGTTGAGCCTTGCACCCAACCCGTTGATGCTTCTCTGGGGGCAGAGTGGGGAGCAGCGATCGTCGGTTGGGTTGATGAACCATTCTTACTGCCGGAGTTGCCAGCAGCGATTCAAGGTATTCAAACGACCTCCAGGGCGCAACTGTTGCGACAGACGGCAGAGACGATCGCCCAGGCGATTCACTCCCGTCAGGTAGAACCGCAGGAGGTTGCGGTCATTGGTCCTGGTTTGGATGCGATCGCTCGCTACACTCTAAAAGAAATTCTGATGAATCGGGGCATTGCGGTTGAGTCCTTAAGTGACCAACAACCGCTGATCAGTTCCTCACTGGTGCGATCGCTGTTGACACTGTTAGCCCTCGTCTACCCTGGCTTGGGGCATCGGTTAACCTCAGATGCGGTGGCTGAGATGCTGGTTGTTCTCAGTCAGCCTGCGGTGTTTGAGGGACAAACCGGGTTGGAGTTAGCGGCGATTGATCCCGTCCGGGCAGGGCTGCTCACCGACCATTGCTTTGTCTCTGATCTCGATCGCCCCCACCTGTTGCCCGCCACCCACTTTCCGCGCTGGGATCGCCTGGGATTTCGAGCGACCCAGTCCTACACAGCCATTCTGCAATGGCTAGAGGCGCAGATTTTGCAACAGCAACAACGTCTGATCCCCAGCCCAGTGACGCTACTCGATCGCGCCATTCAGCACTTTTTTTATGGGGGTAGTCACCTACCCTATGACCAGTTGGCTGCCCTGCGCGAACTGATGGAAACGGCACAGCACTATTGGGATGTGGACAAGCGACTGCGGCAGAGTGACACCCAACTAGCCCCGACTCAAGCGCGATCGGAGATGCCCATCGGTGCGACAGTAGGACAATTCATCCAGCTTTTGCAAAACGGCACGATTACCGCAGACCCCTATCCGGCTCGTCCGGTAGGAGGCACGAGTCAAGCGGTGACCCTGGCAACGATCTTTCAATATCGCTCGAATCGACGTGCTCACCGCTGGCAGTTTTGGTTGGATGCAGGATCATCGCTCTGGTTGACCGGAGGAGGGGCGTTGTTTGGTGCACCATTATTCCTGCAAAGCTGGTCTGGACGGGCATGGACGGCAGCAGATGCTCTGGCATTTGATCAGCAACGGTTACAGCGGCAATTGCTCGACTTGCTGGGACGGGTGAGCGATGTAAAGCATTTCTCCCCTGGAAATCACCGCCTCTACCTATGCCATAGTGACCTGGCAACCAACGGGCAAGAACAAAATGGTCCGCTTTTAACCCTTGTCAATCGAGCGATCCCCGTGACGCAGGAGCTTGCCCTTGAGGTTTAA
- the coaD gene encoding pantetheine-phosphate adenylyltransferase, translating to MIAVYPGSFDPITLGHLDVIERACRLYDTVIVVVSRNVSKTPLFTIQKRLEQIRLSTSHLPNVEVDSFDGLTVTYARMRKAGVLLRGLRVLSDFEKELQMAHTNKTLSDDIETVFLATSNEYSFLSSSLVKEIAKFGGPVDHLVPQPVALDIHRCYAKNPPVSPPIAVEPTPLQEHPPTPLPMERQHESGV from the coding sequence GTGATTGCAGTCTACCCTGGTAGCTTTGACCCAATTACCTTGGGACATTTAGATGTCATTGAGCGTGCCTGTCGCCTCTATGACACCGTGATTGTCGTCGTTTCACGAAACGTGAGCAAAACTCCTCTGTTTACGATTCAAAAGCGACTAGAGCAGATCCGCCTGTCAACCAGCCATCTACCCAATGTGGAAGTAGACAGCTTTGACGGCTTGACTGTAACCTATGCGAGAATGCGAAAAGCGGGGGTTTTGTTGCGGGGCTTGCGAGTTCTCTCCGATTTTGAGAAGGAACTCCAGATGGCGCACACGAACAAAACCCTGTCTGACGATATCGAAACCGTTTTTTTGGCGACCTCAAACGAGTACAGTTTCCTTAGCAGTAGTCTTGTTAAGGAAATTGCTAAGTTTGGTGGTCCTGTCGATCACCTCGTTCCTCAACCTGTTGCTCTGGATATTCACCGATGCTACGCCAAGAATCCCCCAGTATCACCCCCGATCGCAGTGGAGCCAACCCCACTTCAGGAGCATCCTCCAACGCCGCTGCCTATGGAGAGGCAACACGAGTCGGGGGTGTAG
- a CDS encoding proton extrusion protein PcxA has product MRSPIFSTLREYFRTANQWFFKTPERALDEAYEAALMIKAIEDAHFGGGRISPDFGNYSQSERAVFQEDLKTNLSIVKLRLAEFRFSRLIMRISNRPITEVEVEDEESEGVIVNVIDKQAVILRKLRIIDEVIARYENVPSSSSLIVVPESSQLELNGQTPRSPRTQSNLVRAQSGGEDVASIVDKTGVLPRSILKTVDRIKRELDPNAEEEVVENFRNSKARTVISLRLVLLLIIVPLLTQQLTKNFIVGPIVDRFRSNEEAEVFLNPEMEEEALTKLHHFEEQLRFRALVGQAPALNDEEIETQVREKAIELQEEFRYQSNDAVKNVFADIFSIAAFAGIIITSQREIAVLKSFIDELVYGLSDSAKAFIIILFTDTFVGFHSPHGWEVLLEGIAKHLGLPANRSFIFLFIATFPVILDTIFKYWIFRYLNRISPSAVATYRNMNE; this is encoded by the coding sequence ATGAGAAGTCCCATTTTTTCGACTCTGAGGGAGTATTTTCGAACTGCTAATCAATGGTTTTTTAAGACACCTGAACGGGCTTTAGATGAAGCCTATGAAGCTGCCTTAATGATTAAGGCGATTGAGGACGCTCATTTTGGTGGCGGTAGAATATCGCCTGATTTTGGCAACTACAGTCAAAGCGAACGTGCCGTTTTTCAAGAAGACCTTAAAACAAATTTAAGTATTGTCAAATTGAGATTGGCGGAGTTTAGATTCAGTCGTTTAATCATGCGCATCTCTAACCGCCCAATCACCGAAGTCGAAGTTGAGGATGAAGAGAGCGAAGGCGTGATTGTCAACGTCATCGACAAGCAAGCCGTCATCCTGAGAAAGCTGCGCATCATTGATGAAGTGATTGCCCGTTATGAAAACGTCCCCTCCAGTTCATCATTGATTGTCGTTCCAGAATCTAGCCAGCTTGAGCTTAACGGGCAAACTCCTCGTAGCCCCCGAACTCAGTCCAATCTGGTCAGAGCACAATCCGGGGGCGAGGATGTGGCATCCATTGTGGATAAAACGGGAGTTTTACCACGCTCCATTCTTAAAACGGTCGATCGCATTAAGCGAGAATTAGACCCGAACGCTGAAGAAGAAGTTGTTGAAAATTTTCGCAACTCTAAAGCCAGAACTGTTATTTCTCTAAGGCTTGTTTTACTGCTGATCATCGTTCCTCTCTTGACCCAACAATTAACTAAAAACTTTATTGTTGGTCCCATCGTTGATCGCTTCAGAAGTAACGAAGAAGCAGAAGTTTTTTTGAATCCTGAAATGGAGGAAGAAGCCCTGACAAAATTGCACCACTTTGAGGAGCAGTTGAGGTTCAGAGCACTTGTTGGTCAGGCTCCAGCACTCAATGATGAGGAAATTGAAACTCAAGTCAGGGAGAAGGCGATCGAGCTTCAGGAAGAGTTTCGTTATCAGAGTAATGACGCCGTTAAAAACGTCTTTGCCGATATTTTCTCGATTGCTGCTTTTGCAGGAATTATTATCACCAGTCAGCGAGAAATTGCGGTCTTAAAGTCATTTATTGACGAATTGGTATATGGCTTAAGCGATAGTGCAAAAGCTTTTATTATCATCTTGTTTACGGATACATTTGTTGGGTTTCACTCTCCCCACGGCTGGGAGGTGCTGTTGGAGGGCATCGCCAAACATCTTGGTTTGCCCGCAAATCGCAGTTTTATCTTCCTTTTCATTGCGACTTTCCCGGTTATTTTGGACACAATTTTCAAATATTGGATTTTCAGATATTTGAACCGGATTTCTCCATCGGCGGTTGCTACTTATAGAAACATGAATGAATAA
- a CDS encoding tetratricopeptide repeat protein has product MNRFLLMASLVLLGGVAPFIPQVALAQTPTASPTLLEESVAQNSAQRINALLRRGRELVEANDCAGAIATYREAAALDPDNARIFSAIGFCYAREENFAEAVDAYQRAIALDDRNANFHYALGFSLANAGDYGAAATAYRRATELDTDNVEAFLGLGVVLTRQSDYDGALRAYQRVISLRPNNTQVYEFMGAVYIQQGRFQEAADILKRASDLAPRRGSIQVNLGVALLSLGNVNDGLLALKRAAELEPRNVQIHLQVGNILRSQGNVDRALEYYQQAIAADASSVQAHELMGELLLEQQDYLRAIVTYRRVVELAPDNPNGHYHLGLALQGRQRNQEAIAALETARNLYQQQGNSEGVDTVEAVLREL; this is encoded by the coding sequence GTGAATAGATTTCTACTAATGGCGAGCCTTGTATTACTGGGTGGAGTGGCACCGTTCATTCCACAGGTTGCGCTCGCCCAAACCCCAACGGCAAGTCCAACCCTCCTGGAGGAAAGCGTCGCTCAGAATAGTGCTCAACGCATCAACGCACTGCTGCGGCGGGGGCGTGAGTTGGTAGAAGCTAATGATTGTGCAGGGGCGATCGCCACGTATCGTGAAGCAGCGGCGTTAGACCCAGACAATGCCAGAATTTTCTCGGCGATCGGCTTTTGCTATGCCCGTGAGGAAAACTTTGCAGAAGCGGTGGATGCTTATCAACGGGCGATCGCTCTCGACGACCGAAATGCCAATTTTCACTACGCGCTTGGCTTTAGTTTGGCAAATGCAGGTGATTATGGGGCAGCAGCGACTGCCTACCGTCGGGCAACCGAGCTAGACACCGACAATGTTGAGGCGTTTTTAGGATTGGGGGTTGTGCTGACCCGCCAGAGTGACTACGATGGCGCACTTCGGGCATACCAGCGGGTAATCTCCCTGCGTCCTAACAATACTCAAGTGTATGAATTCATGGGAGCCGTCTACATTCAGCAGGGGCGGTTTCAAGAGGCAGCAGATATCCTGAAGCGAGCATCCGATCTGGCACCCCGTCGTGGCAGTATTCAGGTCAATTTGGGGGTTGCCCTATTAAGTCTGGGAAACGTCAATGACGGCTTGCTGGCACTCAAACGGGCAGCAGAGTTAGAGCCGCGCAACGTGCAAATTCACCTGCAAGTCGGCAACATTTTGCGGTCACAGGGCAACGTCGATCGCGCCCTCGAATACTATCAACAGGCGATCGCCGCCGATGCCAGTTCAGTGCAAGCCCACGAGTTGATGGGCGAATTGTTGCTAGAGCAGCAAGATTACCTGCGGGCGATCGTCACCTATCGTCGCGTGGTTGAGTTAGCCCCCGACAACCCAAATGGGCACTATCACCTGGGGTTGGCTCTGCAAGGACGACAACGCAATCAAGAGGCGATCGCCGCTCTGGAAACAGCCCGTAACCTGTACCAACAACAGGGCAACAGTGAAGGTGTGGACACGGTTGAGGCAGTGCTGCGAGAACTTTAA